CTACAGTATAGTTAGGTATATAAAGGCTGAAGGCTGAATAATGTTGAATACTATTGAAATAATACTGCggcataaaatgtttaaattccatatcaaaattataaacatCCTCCAGAAGTTGAAATACAACAATATCCACAGCTAGaagagaaataaaaatatccaacacaaagaaaaacaacaaaatcccCCGCAAGGAAAACACAACAATATCCATCACAAggagaaaaataacaaaatccaccacaagaagaaaaatttcaaaatccGCCACAAggagaaaaatgataaaatctgACAAAAGGAGAAAACAGCAAACTCCATCGCTAGGAGAAAAACAACAACCCACCACAAAGAGCAAAACAACAAATCCACCACAAGGAGAAAAACAACAAATCCACAACAAggagaaaaataacaaatccaTCACAAGGAGAAAAACAACAAATCTACCACAAGGAGAAAAACAACAAATCCACCACAAGTAGAAAAACAACAAATCCACCacatggaaaaaataacaaatccaCCACATGGAGAAAGCAGCAAACTCCAACACAAggagaaaaataacaaatccaCCACAAGGAGGAAACAACAGATCCATCACAAGGAGAAAAACAAATCTACCAcaagaagaaaaataacaaatccaCCACAAggagaaaaataacaaaaccacCACAAggagaaaaataacaaatccaCCACAAGGAGGAAACAACAAATCCATCACAAggagaaaaataacaaatccaCCAcaagaagaaaaatacaaatccACCACAAggagaaaaataacaaattcacCACAAGGAGAAAAGCAACAAATCCACCACAAAGAGCAAAACAACAAATCCACCACAAGGAGAAAAACAACAAATCCACAACAAggagaaaaataacaaatccaCCACAAggagaaaaataacaaattcacCACAAGGAGAAAAGCAACAAATCCACCACAAggagaaaaacaacaaaatccaccacaaggagaaaaataacaaatccaCCACAAGGAGGAAACAACAAATCCATCACAAtgagaaaaataacaaatccaCCACAAGAAGAAAAACATCAAACTCCAACACAAggagaaaaataacaaatccaCCACAAGGAGGAAACAACAAATCCATCACAAggagaaaaataacaaatctaccacaagaagaaaaataacaaatccaCCACAAggagaaaaataacaaattcacCACAAGGAGAAAAGCAACAAATCCACCACAAgg
This genomic window from Argopecten irradians isolate NY chromosome 11, Ai_NY, whole genome shotgun sequence contains:
- the LOC138335677 gene encoding uncharacterized protein, encoding MTFYASSVIVVQLEGEITPCERRAVTRGARASVGGSDAEPSRRKEKSNKSTTKSKTTNPPQGEKQQIHNKEKNNKSTTRRKITNSPQGEKQQIHHKEKNNKIHHKEKNNKSTTRRKQQIHHNEKNNKSTTRRKTSNSNTRRKITNPPQGGNNKSITRRKITNLPQEEK